ccatttaatattgtatacgatgtagtgggaagccggAAAAAAATCCAAACGGGGTGAAATTGGAGAAAAACACAATtcagccacagttttatgggttttgtttttacggcgttcagtTTTAATAATGAGGAGGGGGcggtttaaatttttatattttctggTATTTTAAATATCTGAATtttaaaagactttttttttttttttttttttttttttatgtcaccctaGGTGGCTTTAAGAAGCAATTATTAGATTGCTGATCCTTCACATTGCAATGAAGGGAGAAGCTAGGTtcatatggagccctgccacctgcagggCTCTATGGGAACTACAAATGCAATAACATGGGTTTCTTCAGGGAGACCCTGGGTATAGCAGACAATCAATGGCTCTCCTAATTGCAGCGCATGGAGCCATTCAGGTCCTGCGAGGGCAGCCTTATATGCCATGGTCACAAGTGACCACAGCATCTCAGGAGTTGAATGTCTACGATCAGCATTATCGCTGATTACAGACATTAGCAATCAGCATTATagctgatcacagacattagtaATCAGCATTATagctgatcacagacattagtaATCAGCATTAtcgctgatcacagacattagtaATGAGCATTAtcgctgatcacagacattagcaatCAGCATTAtcgctgatcacagacattagtaATCAGCATTAtcgctgatcacagacattagtaATGAGCATTAtcgctgatcacagacattagcaatCAGCATTAtcgctgatcacagacattagtaATCAGCATTAtcgctgatcacagacattagtaATGAGCATTAtcgctgatcacagacattagcaatCAGCATTAtcgctgatcacagacattagcaatCAGCATTAtcgctgatcacagacattagtaATCAGCATTatcgccgatcacagacattagtaATCAGCATTATCGACGATCACAGACATTAGTAATCAGCATTAGCGCCGATTACAGACATTAGCAATCAGCATTAtcgctgatcacagacattagcaatCAGCATTAtcgctgatcacagacattagtaATCAGCATTAttgctgatcacagacattagtaATCAGCATTatcgccgatcacagacattagcaatCGGCATTATCGCCGATCACAAACATTAGCAATCAGCATTATCGCTGATCACAGTCATTAGCAATCAGCATTAtcgctgatcacagacattagcaatCAGCATTAtcgctgatcacagacattagcaatCAGCATTatcgccgatcacagacattagcaatCAGCATTatcgccgatcacagacattagcaatCAGCATTatcgccgatcacagacattagcaatcagcattattgccgatcacagacattagcaatCAGCATTatcgccgatcacagacattagtaATCAGCATTATTGCCGATCACAGAAATTAGTAATCAGCATTatcgccgatcacagacattagtaATCAGCATTATCGCCGATCGCAGATATTAGCAATCAGCATTatcgccgatcacagacattagtgtgaaacaacagaaacctGATGGCTATGGAACCTACTGCACTCGCAAGTGGGCCCCATCTTTAAAGACCAGACTGCCGCTatggggaaggggttaaagaggacctgtcacctctcctgccatcctggtttagtaactacttgcattccccgtgtaatagtaacagttctggagcatctgtactcatgactctatgttgtgcctttcCTCTGTAGAAGTTTACTAATGAATTGCCTGCAGTCTACAAAaaaaaaggtccagatgggtgttaccagttggtggtgtgtctctgcacagtcagTTGCTGGAAACACTGGTGAGATACTGTCAGACTATGCAGAGACATACTCCCAGCtgttaacacccagctggaccaaAGGCTAACAGGCTTAGTAGCTGGATGAGCAAGACATGATCAGCACAGCCTGAATGTAAATAAGAGTGTTTCAATTCACTGCTAGCAATCAGAGATCTAACTAAGGGTTCAATGAAGTTTGAGACTTAATAGAAGTATATTAAAGGATTGTAAACATTTCTGATCTTATAATTATATACATGGGGAGGATGAATGCATATGGCCAAGTCCTGCCAACCCGTGATAGTCATGATATTACAGGTGGGCGGGGATTCTCCTACAGCAGTACAGGTTGTACAGGATTagtaaaacatggctgctttcatctagaaacagcgccaccccatccacaggttgtgtctggtattgcagctcagctccattgccTACCTGGGGTCTTTAAGTAGCAGCTGCTGGATGAATTCTTTGGCCATGTCACTGGTGTCCTTAAAATAACGGTCATCAAATTCATAGTTCCCGGCCACCACGTTTGTTAGCGTTTCTGCGTCTGTCTCGCCTTGGAACGGCGACAAACCGCTGAGCCTGCCGTAAAAAGAGAACACAGGGGTCGTCAGGGAACCCCGCTGTATATTGCATATCCAGGTCGGTTACAAAGTGCCCTATGATGTGCCTGATCTCCGCCTGCAGGGATCGGATCggcacaggaagaggcaggcaCAGTCaggtggctgctgattggccgCCTACAGGTCACTTCCTGTTGGAGTGGGCATGGTGATAAGGGGGAGCATAAAtcatgttcttcttctcttccatAACTGAGGCTAGAAATATATAGGTGTGTGTTTACATACAATATTTGTACttacagtatatatgtgataACTCCAATACTCCTGTAAATCAAGAACAAACAATGATGAGAATAAAGTTGctaaattataaaaattattttaaaaaaattacaaaaatattcatgtCCTAGTAGGAATGAATGACCGTATAGGTCTAAAAACTTACCACATATCAGTCGGCGGTCCTAGTGGCTCATAGTTTATAACTTCCGGAGCTGTGCCACAAAAACAtaaaattaattaattatttatcAATAATTATGCGTTGTTACATTAACATTACGTAAAAACCTGTACACATTATACAGAACAAATCCAGAAAGTAACTCCAATCagatttatacatttataaagcCCCGCCCATGAGGAGCTGTTCATAGGAACAGATCAACAATATGGCGGCTTGTGCCATTATAATTACATTTTGGAATTAAATGATCAGCGGTGCAGGCTGAGGATTAACCCAGTGACTCCTGAAGGTGGTATATGTACATAGTATATGGATAAAGAGACGTGTACATTACCGATATACTGAGGCGTTCCACATAGGCTCTTGAACACTGTTCCATCTTCAAGTTTTTGGGCCAATCCAAAGTCGATGATTTTAATCCTTGGGTGCGGCACTTCCTTCTCCAGCAGCATAATGTTTTCAGGCTGaaaggaagaagaagaaaatgaCAATTATTATCCCAGAGTTTTCAAAATCCCTGCATCATGATGGGAGTGACAATCAGATGTAAGTATTATTTTAATGGTGGTGCTTTATTCCATACAGTGTCTTCCTGTCACAGATCCTAGTATAAATCGCTCTAAATaaaataggcaaaaaaaaataaaaaatacaagaaaTCTATGAAGATTCCGTATGACCACTAGGTGGCACTCACACATTACAACAGAAAGTTTATGTGTTATACATGAATTGTTTTCAGggtaaggtatatatatataattcttgcTATAATATTAATTATATTGCCCCGCCCCTGCGGACCCTTTCCTccataatatataatttttgagAGTGTTTAAGTTAGCCATTGCTATAATAATCATTGCATCTATGGCAATAATACAATAGATATTCTATAGAAGACgctttttttaatcaatttttagatatttatttttCAGTGACAGTGTTCCTTTAAGGGTGAAAGAAAAACCGTTGCTGACCCAAAAATATTGGATTGTTTCTCGACAAAATTAATTGTACCGGATGACAGATGGAAAGAATTAGATTTTCCCTCTCCGCTTCGGTGCTGCTTTTGAGCGCACATCCCATTCACTGCCATTAACCATGAAGACACCACAGATACTAACACATCCATTTATTACATTTTACTCTTTTCACCTTTAATCTGGTAACCACCTACAGAATGACCTAATGAATGAAGAAGTGGAGATGACTGATAGCAGCAGATGATAGGCGGATTTTCACACTCTTTTTGAGGGTGTCTATTTGTAAGGCAGTGGAGGGGCCCCTGTGGTTATAAGGGGTTAAATGTTAACTGTTTATATGCATAATGCAGTGTaccgcctaaggcctcatgcacacaaccatacatGGGATCTGGATCCGATCCACATGGTTTGCAGGTCAGATGCtcttcccattcatttatatgggtccacaaaaaaagggacagcacacagatgtcatccgtatgctGTCCTTATCCATTTGGCCATTCCGtaaattacagaacatgtcctattcttggtcaTCTATTGATCGGAGTGTATCCGTATTTTACAAATCTGTAGTTTGCGTACTGCAATATGGagatggtcatgtgcatgaggcctgagacgGTTTCACTGCTAGTGttatgctgccacctggtggccagcTGTGTTATCACTGTTGAATAATCTGCTTTGTGCACAGGACCTTTTGGTCATGTGTTCTGGTTATGCAGGTCCTCAAGCAAACAGTTCAATGTTGTTTGTTGCCTGTGTCCAAAAGACTGAACCAACCTGTGCCAAAGTCCAATATACAGTTAGGAGGAACCGCCCCGGTGGACTTTTACACGCCCATAAAGTGTGACTCTTGCCAAAATGGAAACTATAACATTAGTGGCTGTCCTAACTTCTTCTGCTGTCAGCCAtataagttctcaatgggataatTTCTCGGTCACCCGGTCTCCTTCTCTCTTCCACCCTCACGTAGCTCTCCCTGGCATCCAGTCACAGTGAGGTTTTTTTAGAACCGTacccagtctagacaatcctctgtgagcagcAGAAACCTAAtattttgttacaatgtatcagtgcaggtaacatacgctggatacactgtaacataccctcagctgtgagaaataTTAGGCCTTTATAGGTTTTTAGCCCCCATATTTATGTACATAAGACTGTTCCCATTCACTGTCAGTAAGCAGTGATCTTACACAAAGTATATTATCAGACCTTTTCATTCTACAAACATTAAATGTAGTGGTctgggattagaaaaacatggcagctctttctagaaacagcgccacaccagtCTATGGGTTgtgactggtattgcagcttagcactATAGAAATATATAGGgcagagctgtaataccacagacaacctgtggacaggagtgGCACCGTTTTTGGAAGGAGCAGAAATGTTTTTCTACatctggacaaccactttaaagggattctgtcaccaggtttcaccccctccagataaaaatatggttatgttcatggagctttaaccattcctaatgtggtcttataaatgtaatctgtaggctcattttgctaaaaatacgctattactaacctgtcagtcataaaaataaggtgcccaaggggatgtaaatggctccaagctgccgccctcacctgctgccgttcgtgcccagcgccgcctcataatcttctgtgacgcctccagctctccctctgtaacatcctgtgaaagcctcctgctcttcctccctcccccctcctcctgctgctgtaacattgcgatgttacagagggaggagggaggaggggggagggagggagagagagcgagcaggaggctttcacagcatgttacagagggagagctggaggcgtcacagaagattatgaggcggcgctgggcacgaacggcagcaggtgagggcggcagcttggagccatttacatccccttgggcaccttatttttatgactgacaggttagtaatagcgtatttttagcaaaatgagcctacagattacatttataagaccacattaggaatggttaaagctccctgaacataaccatatttttatctggagggggtgaaacctggtgacagaatccctttaagctttttttttacataaagatgGAAAATACCATTGTAAATATTTGGAAAAGATGTGGGAAAAGCGGCAAAAGTCAAAACTAAAGGAAGCAGCGGCGTCAGGCGGCTGAGGAAATCTTACCTTCAGGTCAAAGTGTGCAATGTGCCTGGAATGCATATAGGCTACTCCTTTCAGTATCTGCTCCAGGAACACGATGGCGTCCTCCTCTGACAGAGCTTCCTTCTCAGCTATGAAATCAAATAGTTCTCCTCCTCTTATCCTGCAGATACGGATGAGGACAGGGAGGTCAAGGATGGAAACGGAAGGAGATTCCAGCATGCTACTCCACCCACCCCCAAACTATCGGCCAAGTCTACTCCTCAGTCTAAAAGGTCCCGGCGTACTACATAGACAGgccactgaaatcaatggacaACTTCATCATAGGGGAAGGTAAGGTGTGGGCTGCTATACAAGGGGTCCTCCCACTGGGGTCTCTGCTGTGGACAATGCCTTTTTGACAAGGGTCTAGCAAACATAAACTAATATCAAGGTGTCCTCCTGCTGGGACCTCCAttgatcagctgtgatctgtGAAGAAACCTGGCTTAGGTGTTTTATTTCCCTGCAGCTCCCCCACAGGACAAATGATGCATTACCGAGCGTCCATTTAAATCAGTGGGttggacaggacaggtcctccagaaagTGAGACCATctttgtaacagcccagatactCAGATAAGGACCTTCAGAGGACCATTAATTTGtggcctatcctaagaataggttttcaaggctatggacaccttcaaggcgttatttattattgcattttactcattttgagattaaaaaaatctttttttaatcagtctttattaaaaacattcAGTCGTTTCTGAGATACCAGGGTTACAATCAGTGTCTGCAAGCTGTCACAGCTGTTTTCTCTGAATCCTGTCACCTGACAGCTCATGTATAACTCATCTCTGATCtcaaacacttattatagctcaattgttatcaaactgataagaatatggcataaatgtttatgaggtcaggagatcagataaaagagctacacatgagctgtcagatgacGGGATTCACAGCCTGCAAACAGATTGATATTTTAACCCTTGTGTATTATAAATGGCCTttaaatcctggaaaactcctttaaagaacATAAGCCGTTCTGAATGACTACTATGCAATAAGAACAAGGTCaggaagggggtgaatacttttacaCTGCGCACTGTGTAGCTCGGATGAGGTAGGACAGCTTAGAGACTAATGTCTAGAAGAGACTTGCTTTAAAGGCTAGGTTAAAGGGTTGTTCCATCTGAGACATTTATGTTATATCCTGTAGATATgcataaatgtccaataggttCGGGCCCTGCTtctatctcaagaacagggcccCGTAGCAATCAGCAGGGAacagggccccattcacttgggtCAAAAATAGCCATATCTGCTAATTATCCAGAGCATGACGAGGCCCTGTTCATGAGACAGCAGGTAAATATGCCATATATGTCCCAAATATATTACCCTCATCCGAGCTACACAGTGCGCAGtgtaaaagtattcacccccttcctGACCTTGTTCTTATTGCATAGTTGTCATTCAGAAAGGCTTCTGttctttaaaggtgttttccaggattTAAAGTCCATTTCTAAGacacaagggttaaaaatcaatCTGTTTGCAGGCTGTGAATCCCgtcatctgacagctcatgtgtagctcttttatctgatctcctgacctcataaacgtTTATgccctattcctatcagtttgataagaattgagctataataagtgtttgaGATCAGAGATGAGTTATACACGAGCTGTCAGGTGACAGGATTAAGAGAAAACAGCTGTGACAGCCACTGATTTTAACCCTGGTATCTCAGAAACGACTGAATGTTTTTAAGGAAATGAAAAGCAGCACAGAGGAGATGAGCACAGGATGACATTAGCATCACAGATTGTTATGTAAAGTACACATCCTTCACGTTTTTCAATAAACTCCGTTTTTTCCAATAGTCATGATAAATAGGCCACCCAAACCGCAAGCAGCTGTGTCAACAAGGATCCGCCCGCCTGTGTTTACACCGGTGCCGGACACTGGATCGGTTATCATAGACTTGAAATGCACAGCTGGAGCCACACAAGACAGAAGACATGTAAACAGCCCTGTCTGCTTTCTCCACGGAGAATACATACACAAGACACGCCAGGAATATCTCTACACTCGGGATTCTGCTGGCTGGACCTGGAGACCCCGACAAGACTCCTTTAAAGTGAACCTCACCATTCATTATATGTATCCTAAAGTGAATTTTGCagagccactagggggagctcttgCCATACAAATTGTCCCTGGTCCCAGTATGAAGTAAGCTCacaggctccctctagtggcagctgcagacaGACAGAATTTTACTATTTAACTTCACGTTGCGGGATCGGAGCTCCTACCACTATCAAGATACATTAGGAGATTTATCATCGCGGCAACATGATGCTAAAGGGCACCTGCAATCAAGATCAACCCTATAAAACAAGGCGCACTGTCTgagagggttgatcctgctgattaaaatgatacctgcctACCTCTTCGATGCGCCTCAGCTTTCCACTGGTGGTCACACCCTTCACTGCACTCAAGACCTCATTGGCATAAAGAGTAAAAGTCTTTTTCTCTTGGGAACGCCACAAGCGATTTTCACAGGACAGGTATCATTTTCATCAGCAGGGCAAACCCTATCAGGCATTATGGATTTTTCAGTAGGGTTGATCCGGCTGATAGGCGCTGTTTAAAGGGAAAGTTCTGTGAAAAGTGATCTTCTAGTAGGTTATAGTGATCTGGTCACTGCTTTTTAGAAGACTCCAACCCCTTTGACACTACGCAGAGATTTCTCTTACAGGAATATCTTGACTTGAATACCCATTAAACATGGGGCACTCAAAAGGGACAGTCCTATTTGGATTTTTAATAGACTAGATGACCACATGGAGTCCTATTGCTGGGACATAAACTTGAAGGAGGAACCTAGTGCTTATCAAGCCCTCTAAAATCCATGAGCTTCATCGACTAATTTGGCTAGTGGGGCGTTCTCCAAGTTGGAGGACCACTCTTTAGTACTTTGAAGTAGTAGGATGTTTTACAAGGGGTAGTCAGTGCGTGGTTTACATCAAGTGGTTTCAAGAGGGGCCCTCGGAGAACAAGCCATCATCTAAAGTCATTGTGTGGAAGGAGACTAAAAACTATGGCTACAATGTGGAGTAAAGCAACATCTGCTTCTTTCCATGTTCCCTACAGGACACTTCCGGTCACAATTTCCCATGAAAATGTCCCCAAATTGAGAGTCTGTCCCACAGGAAATGAAGACCGCCAGCACTGGAGGGACCTGTCCATCTTGTACTTACAGCTCCAGGATCAGCACCATTTCTGCTTTGCTGGCGAACACGTCGTACAGCCTCATGATGCTGGGGTGCTCTAGCTGCTGCAGGATAGACACCTCTCTTTCTACTTGTTCCCGGTCAAGTCCCATACGGCTGCCTTTGCACTTGCGGGTCTTGATGAACTTCCCAGCGTAAAAGGTTCCTGTGTTCTTCTCTCTGCATTTCTTCACCTCTCCAAAGTGACCACTGAAAAATCAAGAAGGTCGCCATCGTGAATAAtgatgtatatagatatatatatatatcatctatATATTCTCAGGGACCATGAGCTGGCGTATCTAATCTATGTGATAATGTCTGCTGAGCCAgggtatctaagcctaccatgtgtgatCCTGCATCGCTGTAGACCTGatatttctaaggcctctttcacacgggcgtcccggattcgCTCTGgataatgcttagtaaaatgtcgattgaggggttaaaaaaaaatatatatatatatataattaactcccctcatcctgttgttcgcgcagccggcatcgtcttctttcttcttccttcaggacctgcaaaaggaccttgtggtgacgtcagtgcaggtcctgctgaatgaagatagaaggatcaccacgtggtgagtgcgatgacgtcaaaggtccttttgcaggtcctgaaagaagaagaagacgatgccggctgcgcgaacaacaggatgaggtgagtaaatttagtatttattttttaacccctcaatcgacattttagtaagcattctgtattaagaatgctattgttttataataaataaataataaaatgaatagaacacctaacctgaacttcagtgacgaagtccgggttcgggtctgggtaccacagtcagttttttctcacgcgggtgcaaaacggattgcactcgcgtggaaaaaactgaacatcggaacgcaatcgcagtcaaaactgactgcaattgcgtgcctactcgcgcgggtttcccgcaatgcacacgcgacgcgtccggagcaaatccggcacgcccgtgtgaaagaggccttatacttccCATCATGTAATCTATAAAACAGATATGACCATGTATAGTACGGTACGAAGCAGATATGATGATATGTATAGGATAATGCAAATATTACTGTGTACGATATGATGCAGCTAtaactacagtatatatagtatgaTGCAGATATGACCATGTACGATATGATGCAGCTAtaactacagtatatatagtatgaTGCAGATATGACCATGTACGGTATGATGCAGATATGACCATGTACGGTATGATGCAGATATGACCATGTACGGTATGATGCAGATATGACCATGTACAGTATGATGCAGATATGGCTATGTATAGTAGGATGCAGATATGACTATGTACGGTATAATGCAGATATGACCATGTACGGTATGATGCAGATATGACCATGTATGGTATGATGCAGATATGACCATGTACGGTATGATGCAGATATGACCATGTATAGTATGATGCAGATATGACCATGTACGGTATGATGCAGATATGACCATGTATGGTATGATGCAGATATGACCATGTACGGTATGATGCAGATATGACCAT
This region of Bufo gargarizans isolate SCDJY-AF-19 chromosome 11, ASM1485885v1, whole genome shotgun sequence genomic DNA includes:
- the LOC122921591 gene encoding death-associated protein kinase 2-like isoform X1 is translated as MGERGPSGGPKSSEEVRFSGDDEELVNLEDEVFNPNMTAFKHQNVEDLYELLEKLGSGHFGEVKKCREKNTGTFYAGKFIKTRKCKGSRMGLDREQVEREVSILQQLEHPSIMRLYDVFASKAEMVLILELIRGGELFDFIAEKEALSEEDAIVFLEQILKGVAYMHSRHIAHFDLKPENIMLLEKEVPHPRIKIIDFGLAQKLEDGTVFKSLCGTPQYIAPEVINYEPLGPPTDMWSIGVITYILLSGLSPFQGETDAETLTNVVAGNYEFDDRYFKDTSDMAKEFIQQLLLKDPRDRMTAVECLIHPWIKPLTRKQAANRSRSSINIKNFKKFNARRKWKLSYNMVSACNRLCRMKLLCKPAKDEEELRQCESDQEDEKTKPAALLRRRLSSCS
- the LOC122921591 gene encoding death-associated protein kinase 2-like isoform X2, which gives rise to MTAFKHQNVEDLYELLEKLGSGHFGEVKKCREKNTGTFYAGKFIKTRKCKGSRMGLDREQVEREVSILQQLEHPSIMRLYDVFASKAEMVLILELIRGGELFDFIAEKEALSEEDAIVFLEQILKGVAYMHSRHIAHFDLKPENIMLLEKEVPHPRIKIIDFGLAQKLEDGTVFKSLCGTPQYIAPEVINYEPLGPPTDMWSIGVITYILLSGLSPFQGETDAETLTNVVAGNYEFDDRYFKDTSDMAKEFIQQLLLKDPRDRMTAVECLIHPWIKPLTRKQAANRSRSSINIKNFKKFNARRKWKLSYNMVSACNRLCRMKLLCKPAKDEEELRQCESDQEDEKTKPAALLRRRLSSCS